Proteins from one Streptomyces genisteinicus genomic window:
- a CDS encoding carbohydrate-binding protein: protein MDGETTPGALTPGEASPPAERGAPARHPSRKTVLRAALAASVAAPAVLMGVPALARTAGASGASPQLTPECDDGDDPTPPQMEGPYFKPNSPRRTSLLEPGTPGTRLTVTGYVFGLACRPIPNTLLDFWQADVNGAYDNSGFRFRGHQYTGADGSFTLTTIVPGLYPGRTRHIHVKAQAPGRPVLTTQLYFPNEPRNSTDSLFDPRLLMTVRDAGGAREAAFDFVLNVPQDPGPSPTGGPTSPPPGGSWAAGTSYTAGTRVTYGGAAYVCLQNHLAQPGWEPPRVPALWRAV, encoded by the coding sequence ATGGACGGCGAGACCACCCCGGGCGCCCTGACCCCGGGCGAGGCGTCACCCCCGGCGGAGCGCGGCGCGCCCGCCCGGCATCCCAGTCGCAAGACCGTGCTGCGCGCGGCGCTGGCCGCGTCCGTCGCGGCGCCGGCCGTGCTGATGGGCGTCCCGGCACTGGCCCGTACCGCGGGCGCGAGCGGCGCCTCCCCGCAGCTCACCCCCGAGTGCGACGACGGCGACGACCCGACCCCGCCGCAGATGGAGGGCCCCTACTTCAAGCCCAACTCGCCGCGCCGCACCTCGCTGCTGGAGCCGGGCACCCCCGGCACGCGCCTCACCGTCACCGGATACGTCTTCGGCCTGGCGTGCCGTCCGATCCCGAACACACTGCTGGACTTCTGGCAGGCGGACGTCAACGGCGCGTACGACAACAGCGGGTTCCGCTTCCGCGGCCACCAGTACACCGGCGCCGACGGCTCCTTCACGCTGACCACGATCGTGCCCGGCCTCTACCCGGGCCGCACCCGGCACATCCACGTCAAGGCCCAGGCGCCCGGCCGCCCGGTGCTCACCACCCAGCTCTACTTCCCGAACGAGCCACGCAACTCCACGGACTCGCTCTTCGACCCGCGGCTGCTGATGACGGTGCGGGACGCCGGCGGCGCGCGGGAGGCGGCCTTCGACTTCGTGCTGAACGTCCCCCAGGACCCGGGCCCTTCCCCGACCGGGGGACCGACCAGCCCACCGCCCGGCGGGAGCTGGGCGGCCGGCACCTCGTACACGGCCGGGACCCGGGTCACCTACGGCGGTGCCGCGTACGTCTGCCTCCAGAACCACCTGGCCCAGCCGGGCTGGGAGCCCCCGAGGGTCCCGGCCCTGTGGCGGGCCGTCTGA
- the fahA gene encoding fumarylacetoacetase: MSEQSPLDLAEGDPFGPHNLPYGVFTTADEPERRRLGVRIGNHVLDAGAAALALGSPYADLLAQPDLGPLLAAGRTAWRDVRRALTAWVTVPAHRPDIEPLLHPVGSVTMHLPYEVADYVDFYASENHATNVGRIFRPDGDALTPNWKHLPIGYHGRAGTIVVSGTDVARPSGQRKAPADAAPVFGPSVKLDIEAEVGFLVGTPSQLGTPVPLDSFRDHVFGLFLLNDWSARDVQAWEYVPLGPFLGKSFATSVSAWVTPLEALDAARTAPPARDVPLLPYLDDAAEEEPGGFDLRISVAINGTVVAEPPFASMYWTAAQQLAHMTVNGASLRTGDVYGSGTVSGPEVHQRGSLLELTWNGRDPIDLPGGKRTFLEDGDEVTLTAWAPGPDGVRVGLGEVTGRIVPAP, encoded by the coding sequence ATGTCCGAGCAGAGCCCGCTCGATCTGGCCGAGGGCGATCCCTTCGGCCCGCACAACCTCCCGTACGGCGTCTTCACCACAGCGGACGAGCCGGAGCGCCGCAGGCTGGGCGTGCGGATCGGCAACCATGTGCTCGACGCCGGGGCGGCGGCCCTCGCGCTCGGCTCCCCGTACGCGGATCTCCTCGCCCAGCCGGACCTCGGCCCGCTGCTCGCCGCCGGTCGCACCGCCTGGCGCGACGTGCGACGCGCGCTCACCGCGTGGGTCACGGTCCCGGCCCACCGGCCGGACATAGAGCCCCTGCTGCACCCGGTCGGCTCGGTGACGATGCATCTGCCCTACGAGGTGGCGGACTACGTCGACTTCTACGCGAGCGAGAACCACGCCACCAACGTGGGCCGGATCTTCCGGCCCGACGGGGACGCGCTGACGCCCAACTGGAAGCACCTGCCGATCGGTTACCACGGCAGGGCGGGCACGATCGTGGTCTCCGGGACCGACGTCGCCCGGCCGTCCGGCCAGCGGAAGGCCCCGGCCGACGCGGCGCCCGTCTTCGGGCCCTCCGTCAAGCTGGACATCGAGGCCGAGGTCGGCTTCCTCGTCGGCACCCCGTCGCAGCTCGGCACCCCGGTGCCGCTCGACTCCTTCCGCGACCACGTGTTCGGGCTCTTCCTCCTCAACGACTGGTCGGCACGCGATGTCCAGGCCTGGGAGTACGTGCCGCTCGGCCCGTTCCTCGGCAAGTCCTTCGCGACGTCCGTCTCCGCCTGGGTGACCCCGCTGGAAGCGCTCGACGCGGCGCGCACCGCGCCGCCCGCACGCGACGTCCCGCTGCTGCCGTACCTCGACGACGCCGCGGAGGAGGAGCCCGGCGGCTTCGACCTGCGGATCTCGGTGGCGATCAACGGCACGGTGGTGGCGGAACCCCCGTTCGCCTCCATGTACTGGACCGCGGCGCAGCAGCTCGCCCACATGACGGTGAACGGCGCCTCGCTGCGCACCGGCGACGTGTACGGCTCGGGCACGGTCAGCGGCCCCGAGGTGCACCAGCGCGGCTCGCTGCTGGAGCTGACCTGGAACGGGCGCGACCCGATCGACCTCCCCGGCGGGAAGCGCACCTTCCTGGAGGACGGCGACGAGGTCACCCTCACGGCGTGGGCCCCCGGCCCGGACGGCGTGCGCGTCGGGCTGGGCGAGGTCACCGGGCGGATCGTTCCGGCACCCTGA
- a CDS encoding CocE/NonD family hydrolase codes for MRIRTDFPHETVREDLRIPLPDGVALHARLWRPVTAAPVPALLEYAPDRLTDASEVRDGERHPWYAGNGFASVRVDVRGHGNSDGVPGDECGAVELADGVAVVEWLARQPWCSGRVGMFGVGPGGRAALQIAALAPAPLRAVVAVCASDDPYDNGGPLLGGAVTGLGLHGGGAVRLAHAARPPDPRYTGGRWRRMWLSRLAAVEPATHTWLTHRRRDAYWQSAGVGDDTAAVRAAVLAVGGLHDPGRDSVPRLVERLPEGRVSGLVGPWPHGYPDRTATGPDDGIGFLQETLRWWERWLTGGGGADAADAGADAAAAVAGRTGRGADAPDTDGGTGTGRSATDGGADAAPGDGTGRTGADGTGGTGGADGTDGTAPAGFRTGSGASGGTATDSRADIGPGDGTGTGTSGAGAAWPGLRYRPGGGGAERPGWAATAWPSPRVTEVPYGLGGDPVLVASPPHTGVDAGAFRPSGQAGELPPDQREEDARSVCFEFPVGDAPLTVLGRPRLTLRLRAPGVYGQVAARLCDVAPDGASRLVTRGAVRDAGPDGDAPAGAVVGAAGSDGGIAGDAGRTVEVTLSLAAHVFAPGHRIRLAVSSAYWPWLWPEPGAAGFTVEPAGSLLALPVLGPDDGAAGPPPGLEPDRGPDHEPEQEPEHAAPPAVAVPQTLDAEPPPLLVTRDVAEGLWTLESAPRPHGTRVHADGLEYTEEARETYTIREADPLSARAHTVRTIRLHRPDAGWDVRVRAVSSTVRDADGFLTTDELICHDGEEVVFHRTWQERFPSPAS; via the coding sequence ATGCGCATCCGTACCGACTTCCCCCACGAGACGGTCCGCGAGGACCTCCGCATCCCCCTCCCGGACGGCGTCGCGCTGCACGCCCGCCTCTGGCGGCCGGTGACCGCCGCCCCCGTGCCCGCGCTGCTGGAGTACGCCCCGGACCGGCTGACCGACGCCTCCGAGGTCCGGGACGGCGAGCGTCACCCCTGGTACGCGGGCAACGGCTTCGCCTCCGTCCGGGTCGACGTCCGCGGCCACGGCAACAGCGACGGGGTGCCGGGCGACGAGTGCGGCGCGGTCGAGCTCGCCGACGGGGTGGCCGTCGTGGAGTGGCTGGCGCGGCAGCCGTGGTGCAGCGGGCGGGTCGGCATGTTCGGCGTCGGGCCCGGCGGCCGTGCGGCGCTGCAGATCGCCGCGCTGGCGCCCGCGCCGCTGCGGGCGGTGGTGGCCGTGTGCGCGAGCGACGACCCGTACGACAACGGCGGCCCCCTGCTCGGCGGAGCCGTGACCGGCCTCGGCCTGCACGGCGGCGGGGCGGTCCGCCTCGCGCACGCGGCACGGCCGCCGGACCCGCGGTACACGGGCGGGCGGTGGCGCCGGATGTGGCTGAGCCGCCTGGCGGCGGTCGAGCCGGCGACGCACACCTGGCTGACCCACCGGCGGAGGGACGCGTACTGGCAGAGCGCCGGTGTCGGCGACGACACCGCGGCCGTGCGCGCCGCCGTGCTCGCGGTCGGCGGACTGCACGACCCCGGCCGGGACAGCGTGCCGCGCCTGGTCGAGCGGCTGCCCGAGGGCCGGGTGAGCGGCCTGGTGGGCCCTTGGCCGCACGGGTACCCGGACCGCACCGCCACCGGGCCGGACGACGGGATCGGCTTCCTCCAGGAGACGCTGCGCTGGTGGGAGCGGTGGCTCACGGGCGGGGGCGGGGCGGACGCCGCGGACGCGGGAGCGGACGCTGCCGCCGCTGTCGCCGGCCGAACGGGACGCGGCGCGGACGCCCCGGACACGGACGGCGGTACGGGCACGGGCCGCTCGGCCACGGACGGCGGTGCGGACGCCGCACCCGGAGACGGCACAGGCCGCACGGGCGCTGACGGAACTGGCGGCACTGGCGGCGCTGACGGCACTGACGGCACCGCCCCTGCCGGCTTCCGGACGGGCAGCGGCGCGAGCGGCGGCACGGCCACGGACAGCCGGGCGGACATCGGCCCCGGAGACGGCACCGGCACCGGCACGAGCGGTGCCGGCGCGGCCTGGCCGGGCCTGCGGTACCGGCCGGGGGGCGGCGGCGCGGAGCGGCCCGGCTGGGCGGCCACGGCGTGGCCGTCGCCACGGGTCACCGAGGTGCCGTACGGGCTTGGCGGCGACCCCGTCCTGGTGGCGTCGCCGCCGCACACGGGCGTGGACGCGGGCGCGTTCCGGCCGTCCGGGCAGGCCGGGGAGCTGCCGCCCGACCAGCGCGAGGAGGACGCGCGCTCGGTGTGCTTCGAGTTCCCGGTGGGCGACGCACCGCTCACCGTCCTCGGCCGCCCCCGACTCACCCTGCGTCTGCGCGCCCCGGGGGTGTACGGCCAGGTCGCGGCCCGGCTCTGCGACGTCGCCCCGGACGGCGCCTCCCGTCTCGTGACCCGGGGCGCGGTGCGCGACGCCGGGCCGGACGGGGACGCCCCGGCCGGCGCCGTCGTCGGCGCCGCGGGCTCGGACGGCGGCATCGCGGGCGACGCCGGCAGGACCGTGGAGGTCACGCTGTCGCTGGCCGCGCACGTCTTCGCGCCGGGACACCGCATCCGGCTCGCCGTCTCCTCCGCGTACTGGCCGTGGCTCTGGCCGGAGCCGGGTGCCGCCGGTTTCACCGTGGAACCGGCCGGGTCCCTGCTCGCCCTGCCCGTGCTCGGACCGGACGACGGCGCCGCCGGCCCGCCCCCCGGTCTTGAGCCGGACCGCGGGCCGGACCACGAGCCCGAGCAGGAGCCCGAGCACGCGGCGCCGCCCGCCGTCGCCGTGCCGCAGACCCTCGACGCGGAGCCGCCTCCCCTGCTGGTCACCCGCGACGTCGCCGAGGGGCTGTGGACCCTGGAGTCCGCACCCCGCCCGCACGGCACCCGGGTCCACGCCGACGGTCTCGAGTACACGGAGGAGGCGCGCGAGACGTACACGATCCGGGAGGCCGATCCCCTCTCCGCCCGTGCGCACACCGTGCGCACGATCCGGCTGCACCGCCCGGACGCGGGCTGGGACGTCCGGGTCCGGGCGGTCTCCTCCACCGTGCGCGACGCGGACGGCTTCCTGACCACGGACGAACTGATCTGCCACGACGGGGAGGAGGTGGTCTTCCACCGCACCTGGCAGGAACGCTTCCCCTCCCCCGCCTCCTGA
- a CDS encoding polyprenyl synthetase family protein gives MTVVGPFGLSVRDQALEADVQTGLSAVEAGLLDATKSEVPFITEAAQHLVHAGGKRFRPLLVMLAAQFGDPYAPGVVPSAVVVELTHLATLYHDDVMDEADVRRGVASANSRWDNSVAVLTGDFLFARASHILADLGPEAVRIQAEAFERLVTGQILETAGPRDGRDPVDHYLDVLAGKTGSLVAVSCRFGAMMAGAEERVVDVLTQYGERLGVAFQLADDVLDIASDSHESGKTPGTDLREGIATLPVLLLRAAAEAHGRPGDRELAALLDGDLTDDARHAEALRRLRAHPALEQARRDTVRYAEEARALLAPLPECYAKAALQELCDAVVHRAG, from the coding sequence GTGACCGTCGTCGGGCCGTTCGGGCTGAGCGTGCGGGACCAGGCTCTTGAGGCCGATGTCCAGACCGGGCTGTCGGCTGTCGAGGCGGGCCTGCTCGATGCCACCAAGAGCGAGGTTCCGTTCATCACGGAGGCCGCGCAGCACCTCGTCCACGCGGGCGGCAAGCGGTTCCGCCCGCTGCTGGTGATGCTCGCCGCGCAGTTCGGCGACCCCTACGCGCCGGGTGTCGTGCCCTCGGCGGTGGTCGTCGAGCTCACCCACCTCGCGACGCTGTACCACGACGACGTGATGGACGAGGCGGACGTCCGCCGCGGGGTCGCCAGCGCGAACAGCCGCTGGGACAACTCGGTGGCCGTGCTCACCGGCGACTTCCTCTTCGCCCGCGCCTCGCACATCCTGGCGGACCTGGGGCCCGAGGCGGTCCGCATCCAGGCGGAGGCGTTCGAGCGCCTCGTCACGGGCCAGATCCTGGAGACCGCGGGCCCGCGCGACGGCCGCGACCCGGTCGACCACTACCTCGACGTGCTGGCCGGCAAGACCGGGTCGCTGGTCGCGGTGTCCTGCCGGTTCGGCGCGATGATGGCGGGCGCCGAGGAGCGCGTCGTCGACGTCCTCACCCAGTACGGGGAGCGCCTCGGCGTCGCCTTCCAGCTCGCCGACGACGTCCTCGACATCGCCTCCGACTCCCACGAGTCCGGCAAGACCCCCGGAACCGATCTGCGCGAGGGCATCGCCACCCTCCCCGTCCTGCTGCTGCGCGCGGCCGCCGAGGCCCACGGCCGTCCCGGGGACCGGGAGCTCGCCGCCCTCCTCGACGGCGATCTCACCGACGACGCCCGGCACGCCGAGGCGCTGCGCCGGCTGCGTGCCCACCCGGCGCTGGAGCAGGCCCGCCGGGACACCGTGCGGTACGCGGAGGAGGCCCGGGCGCTGCTCGCACCGCTCCCGGAGTGCTACGCGAAGGCGGCCCTGCAGGAGCTCTGCGACGCGGTCGTCCACCGCGCCGGATAG